A region of bacterium DNA encodes the following proteins:
- the purM gene encoding phosphoribosylformylglycinamidine cyclo-ligase, translating into MSRTPDDPKTPSGNTRGQTFSETSAPAYAAAGVDLDHDEAFIDDVKAIAKGTFRPEVLSSIGGFAGMFKAPERYQSPIFVAATDGVGTKLKLAAQIGRYDTIGIDCVAMVVNDLVVQGAEPLIFLDYIAMGDLEKTTASDALRGVVEGCKRAGCALLGGETATMPGVYPKGELEIVGFSVGVVEREAVIDGSTISDGDVLIGLASSGFHSNGYSLVRAVLDAGLEAGKFDLFSEPEGMRTSLASALLAPTKIYVKPLLNLIRDFDVHGMVHVTGGGFEGNIPRVLPAGVRARIDTKAWPRPEVYDWIAREGALPETELLRVFNCGIGMIVAVPAEQAEDVLDRLRGLGERGHRIGTIERKADDEPPILFDPGFLGIEPGIDPS; encoded by the coding sequence GTGAGCCGTACCCCCGACGACCCGAAGACGCCCTCGGGCAACACCCGCGGACAGACGTTCAGCGAGACTTCTGCACCCGCCTATGCGGCTGCCGGCGTCGATCTCGACCACGACGAGGCGTTCATCGACGACGTCAAGGCGATCGCCAAGGGCACGTTCCGACCCGAGGTGCTGAGCTCGATCGGCGGCTTCGCCGGGATGTTCAAGGCCCCCGAGCGGTACCAGAGCCCGATCTTCGTCGCGGCGACGGACGGCGTCGGAACGAAGCTGAAGCTCGCCGCGCAGATCGGTCGCTACGACACGATCGGGATCGACTGCGTCGCCATGGTCGTGAACGACCTGGTCGTGCAGGGGGCCGAGCCCCTCATCTTCCTCGACTATATTGCGATGGGGGACCTCGAGAAGACCACGGCTTCCGATGCCCTCCGCGGCGTCGTGGAAGGGTGCAAGCGCGCAGGCTGCGCGCTCCTCGGCGGAGAGACGGCGACCATGCCCGGGGTCTATCCGAAGGGCGAGCTCGAGATCGTGGGCTTCTCGGTGGGCGTCGTCGAGCGCGAAGCGGTGATCGACGGCTCGACGATCTCCGACGGGGACGTCCTGATCGGCCTGGCCTCGAGCGGCTTCCACAGCAACGGATACTCCCTCGTCCGCGCGGTCCTCGACGCGGGACTCGAGGCGGGCAAGTTCGACCTCTTTTCGGAGCCCGAAGGGATGCGGACGAGTCTCGCGAGCGCGCTGCTCGCGCCCACGAAGATCTACGTGAAGCCGCTGCTCAACCTGATTCGTGACTTCGACGTTCACGGCATGGTCCACGTCACCGGCGGCGGCTTCGAGGGCAACATTCCGCGGGTGCTGCCCGCCGGCGTGCGCGCCCGGATCGACACGAAGGCCTGGCCCCGTCCCGAGGTCTACGACTGGATCGCCCGGGAGGGAGCGCTCCCGGAGACCGAGCTGCTGCGCGTCTTCAACTGCGGAATCGGGATGATCGTCGCGGTCCCTGCGGAGCAGGCCGAGGACGTACTCGACCGTCTGCGCGGGCTCGGCGAGCGCGGCCATCGGATCGGCACGATCGAACGGAAGGCCGACGACGAGCCGCCGATCCTCTTCGACCCCGGCTTCCTGGGCATCGAACCGGGCATCGACCCGTCGTAG
- a CDS encoding TIGR04283 family arsenosugar biosynthesis glycosyltransferase, producing the protein MSISVVIPTLDEATQIVGAVESALDRRSAADGADGVIGVDVLVVDGGSRDATCQLAREAGARVLELAEACPDAKGARPPGRGRAHQLRLGSERTEGETLLFLHADTRLPTGWPRAVAAAMAEPGCAGGAFTFRFAERGGWERWIEWWVGRRVSVFGLPYGDQALFVRRSVLEQMGGIAIVPIMEDLDLVRGIKRAGRLAVLAEPATTSSRRYRSRGPLRTVFWHAVALGGFFLGVDRAKLAARMGR; encoded by the coding sequence GTGTCGATTTCGGTGGTGATCCCGACCCTCGATGAAGCCACGCAGATCGTCGGGGCGGTGGAGAGTGCCCTCGACCGACGTTCTGCCGCGGACGGAGCGGACGGCGTGATCGGAGTCGACGTGCTCGTGGTCGACGGGGGCAGTCGCGATGCGACCTGTCAGCTCGCCCGCGAGGCCGGAGCTCGGGTCCTCGAGCTCGCGGAAGCGTGCCCGGATGCGAAGGGCGCTCGTCCGCCGGGGAGGGGACGCGCCCACCAGCTCCGGCTGGGGAGTGAAAGAACAGAAGGAGAGACGCTGCTCTTCCTGCATGCGGACACCCGGCTTCCGACGGGCTGGCCGCGGGCGGTGGCGGCGGCGATGGCCGAGCCGGGCTGCGCGGGAGGAGCGTTCACGTTCCGCTTCGCGGAGCGCGGCGGCTGGGAACGCTGGATCGAGTGGTGGGTCGGCCGCCGCGTGTCGGTCTTCGGCCTTCCTTATGGTGATCAGGCGCTCTTCGTGCGCCGGAGCGTGTTGGAGCAGATGGGCGGAATCGCGATCGTGCCGATCATGGAGGACCTGGACCTCGTGCGTGGAATCAAGCGCGCGGGGCGGCTCGCCGTGCTCGCCGAGCCCGCGACGACGTCCTCCCGGCGCTATCGGAGCCGCGGCCCGCTCAGGACGGTCTTCTGGCACGCGGTCGCGCTCGGCGGCTTCTTCCTCGGTGTGGACCGCGCGAAGCTCGCAGCGAGGATGGGGCGATGA
- a CDS encoding FAD-binding protein codes for MVEIPTLDPSEAPRARRWDALVLGSGLSALVAAARISAAGQRVLVVEEEARATLPAALKEPFFLGGLRDQGLLDATLRALTVPLIDRRRIANERLAYQVLADPIRVDIGQPLATADELVAWGLAKPDEAQQLIRRLVEAAEAERTLLYEAHFVRIGRRASGAITIPPGGVPQAAEAGAARRGLPGEVSAAEGALAQVIAAQVRALSNTAGDGIAPEAQARLLGLGLAGGAGFADDPPWLVDLFRKRVTALYGDMRIVSGDFELVQVAGQPGIRIARTGEIWLGRCLVLGAASTAVRDTYGDDPLRPAPSVLDRPGPRAYRGAFLFRVPTRILPEGMGARVILPGTEGPDGTRSPTAAVTAFPCQTHPSRVDLVARAVLPDATPDTLHERLATLRADVAERLLALMPFCGDDLDWVDYDRPTWDSDDGWLETAAPDQGWPSDIDLRRSTRPTVYGLDRAAAGGLGLEGDLLLGWRGGDAIAAELG; via the coding sequence ATGGTCGAGATTCCGACACTCGATCCGAGCGAGGCACCGCGAGCGCGCCGATGGGATGCGCTCGTCCTCGGCAGCGGCCTGTCCGCGCTCGTGGCGGCGGCCCGGATCAGCGCGGCGGGGCAGCGGGTGCTCGTCGTCGAAGAGGAAGCCCGCGCGACGCTGCCCGCGGCGCTGAAGGAGCCCTTCTTCCTGGGCGGGCTGCGCGACCAGGGGCTCCTCGACGCGACGCTCCGTGCGCTGACCGTCCCGCTGATCGACCGCCGACGGATCGCGAACGAACGCCTGGCCTATCAGGTGCTCGCCGACCCGATCCGGGTCGACATCGGCCAGCCCCTCGCGACCGCCGACGAGCTCGTCGCGTGGGGACTCGCCAAGCCCGACGAGGCCCAGCAGCTGATCCGGCGACTCGTCGAAGCCGCCGAGGCGGAGCGGACCCTCCTCTACGAAGCACACTTCGTCCGGATCGGCCGGCGCGCGAGTGGCGCCATCACGATCCCGCCCGGCGGCGTACCCCAGGCGGCCGAAGCCGGTGCGGCTCGACGAGGACTGCCCGGCGAGGTCTCCGCCGCGGAGGGGGCCCTCGCCCAGGTGATCGCGGCGCAGGTCCGCGCCCTCTCGAATACCGCGGGTGACGGGATCGCGCCCGAGGCCCAGGCGCGGCTCCTCGGACTCGGTCTCGCCGGCGGCGCGGGCTTCGCCGACGACCCGCCGTGGCTCGTCGACCTCTTCCGCAAACGCGTGACCGCGCTCTACGGTGACATGCGGATCGTGTCCGGGGACTTCGAGCTCGTCCAGGTCGCCGGCCAGCCCGGAATCCGGATCGCCCGGACGGGCGAGATCTGGCTGGGTCGCTGCCTCGTCCTCGGGGCCGCGTCGACGGCCGTGCGCGACACCTACGGCGACGATCCGCTCCGGCCCGCACCGAGCGTGCTCGACCGCCCCGGCCCACGCGCCTACCGCGGGGCGTTCCTCTTCCGCGTGCCGACCCGGATCCTGCCCGAGGGCATGGGCGCCCGCGTGATCCTGCCCGGGACCGAAGGCCCGGACGGGACCCGTTCGCCCACGGCGGCGGTCACCGCGTTTCCCTGCCAGACCCACCCGTCGCGGGTCGACCTCGTCGCGCGAGCCGTCCTCCCGGACGCGACCCCGGACACCCTCCACGAGCGCCTCGCGACGCTTCGAGCCGACGTGGCGGAACGACTCCTCGCGCTGATGCCCTTCTGTGGCGACGATCTCGATTGGGTCGACTACGACCGACCGACCTGGGACAGCGACGACGGCTGGCTCGAGACGGCCGCCCCGGACCAGGGGTGGCCTTCCGACATCGATCTCCGTCGGTCGACGCGCCCGACGGTCTACGGCCTCGACCGGGCGGCCGCGGGCGGACTCGGTCTCGAGGGCGACCTCCTCCTGGGCTGGCGGGGCGGCGACGCGATCGCGGCCGAGCTCGGGTGA
- a CDS encoding ABC transporter ATP-binding protein/permease, translating into MSALGTTIAPPAEGESPVRHALRRLSFYLRRNWRYYLGWFVAVVAYVAIFVSIPRLVGVAIDGLIDPEVPAEVVIEQCYVLLGLALVGGLLRFFTRQLVFDAAREVEYEIRNDLFDHLQKQPQSFYFRWRTGDLMSRCVNDLNSVRLLLGPGLLSVAQSPILFFGAFVAMSTYSTTLATVMILPYPLFIVVSRVIGSRLFHRSLAAQESLASMSNLVQENIAGIGVVKAYAMEEDQAARFEEANHHLRARQLALVRASSAMPAVTGLLPAAGLGMVLYLGLDMIAAGTLKPGALFAFTIYARVLTFPTMMLGYSVSLLQRGSSAMQRIDEILSIEPAIADHSDAVDPGELAGEVELRGLSFGYGEDARENALENVSLKVPAGSSLGVVGPVGSGKSTLAAMIPRIYEVDDGQVFIDGIDVNQISLSRLRSSIAMVPQDSFLFSLPIHANIAYGLSADYRREDVERAAARAQLADDIEDLPQGYDTLVGERGVMLSGGQRQRTALARALALDPRILILDDTLSAVDAETERRIQGELGRVFAGRTVVVVASRVNSVRELDQIVVLDGGRIVERGNHAELLAKGGLYARLAEEQAEEERRQAAGGAGA; encoded by the coding sequence ATGAGCGCGCTGGGCACGACGATCGCACCGCCCGCCGAAGGCGAATCCCCGGTCCGCCACGCGCTCCGGCGGCTCTCCTTCTACCTGCGGCGAAACTGGCGCTACTACCTGGGCTGGTTCGTCGCCGTGGTCGCCTACGTCGCGATCTTCGTCTCGATTCCGCGCCTCGTCGGCGTCGCGATCGACGGCCTGATCGACCCCGAAGTTCCGGCCGAGGTCGTGATCGAGCAGTGCTACGTCCTCCTCGGTCTGGCCCTCGTCGGTGGCCTGCTGCGCTTCTTCACCCGGCAGCTCGTCTTCGATGCCGCGCGCGAGGTCGAGTACGAGATTCGCAACGATCTCTTCGACCACCTCCAGAAACAGCCGCAGTCCTTCTACTTCCGATGGCGGACCGGCGACCTCATGAGCCGCTGCGTCAACGACCTCAACTCGGTCCGTCTGCTGCTGGGGCCGGGGCTCCTGTCGGTGGCCCAGAGCCCGATCCTCTTCTTCGGCGCGTTCGTCGCGATGTCGACCTACAGCACGACGCTCGCGACGGTCATGATCCTGCCCTATCCGCTCTTCATCGTCGTGTCCCGGGTGATCGGGTCGCGCCTCTTCCACCGAAGCCTCGCCGCCCAGGAATCCCTCGCTTCGATGTCGAATCTGGTCCAGGAGAACATCGCCGGGATCGGCGTCGTGAAGGCCTACGCGATGGAAGAGGATCAGGCGGCGCGCTTCGAAGAGGCGAACCACCACCTCCGTGCCCGGCAGCTCGCCCTCGTGCGGGCGAGCTCGGCGATGCCGGCGGTGACGGGGCTCCTGCCTGCGGCCGGTCTCGGCATGGTCCTCTATCTCGGGCTCGACATGATCGCCGCGGGGACGCTCAAGCCGGGTGCGCTCTTCGCATTCACGATCTACGCGCGGGTGCTGACCTTTCCGACGATGATGCTCGGCTACTCGGTGAGTCTGCTCCAGCGCGGTTCGTCGGCGATGCAGCGGATCGACGAGATCCTCTCGATCGAGCCCGCGATCGCGGACCATTCCGATGCCGTCGACCCCGGTGAGCTCGCCGGCGAGGTCGAGCTGCGAGGCCTGTCCTTCGGCTACGGCGAGGACGCGCGGGAGAACGCGCTCGAGAACGTGTCGCTCAAGGTGCCCGCCGGGAGCTCCCTCGGCGTCGTCGGCCCGGTCGGCTCCGGCAAGTCGACCCTGGCCGCGATGATCCCGCGGATCTACGAAGTGGACGACGGCCAGGTCTTCATCGACGGGATCGACGTCAACCAGATCTCGCTGTCTCGTCTTCGCAGCTCGATCGCGATGGTCCCGCAGGACTCGTTCCTCTTCTCCCTCCCGATCCACGCGAACATCGCCTACGGGCTCTCGGCGGACTACCGCCGCGAGGACGTCGAGCGCGCGGCCGCCCGGGCCCAGCTCGCGGACGACATCGAGGACCTGCCCCAGGGCTACGACACCCTGGTCGGCGAGCGGGGCGTCATGCTCTCCGGCGGCCAGCGCCAGCGAACGGCCCTGGCTCGCGCGCTCGCCCTCGATCCGCGCATCCTGATCCTCGACGACACGCTGTCGGCGGTCGACGCCGAGACCGAGCGTCGGATCCAGGGGGAGCTGGGCCGCGTCTTCGCCGGGCGAACGGTGGTCGTCGTCGCGAGTCGCGTCAACTCGGTCCGCGAGCTCGACCAGATCGTCGTCCTCGACGGTGGGCGGATCGTCGAGCGCGGCAACCACGCGGAGCTCCTCGCGAAGGGCGGTCTCTACGCGCGTCTCGCGGAGGAGCAGGCCGAAGAGGAACGGCGCCAGGCGGCGGGAGGGGCGGGGGCATGA